From Topomyia yanbarensis strain Yona2022 chromosome 1, ASM3024719v1, whole genome shotgun sequence, one genomic window encodes:
- the LOC131677698 gene encoding ER membrane protein complex subunit 6 yields MATSRVKTRETKTGEIIAYSETAIRNNASAVEYCRTSMAALSGSTAGVLGLTGILGFLFYVLAVLGLWCMLLLKSGANWQKYFISRKSLLTNGFLGGLCTYVLFWTFLYGMVHVY; encoded by the exons ATGGCAACGTCTCGAGTGAAAACACGCGAAACCAAAACAGGTGAAATTATTGCCTACAGCGAGACTGCTATCCGAAACAACGCTTCAGCTGTGGAATACTGCCGGACGTCGATGGCTGCATTATCCGGAAGCACGGCTG GTGTTCTCGGTTTGACCGGCATTCTAGGTTTCCTGTTCTACGTACTAGCCGTTCTCGGTCTGTGGTGTATGCTGCTTCTGAAGTCAGGCGCAAATTGGCAAAAATATTTCATCAGTAGGAAAAGTCTGCTGACAAACGGATTCCTCGGCGGACTCTGTACATACGTACTATTTTGGACATTCCTCTACGGAATGGTACACGTTTACTGA
- the LOC131677691 gene encoding annexin B10-like — MSWYYTPKPTVLPAEGFDASADANALRAAMKGMGTDEQAIIEILCARSNAQRMQIIDTYSGELGRDLIEDLKSELGGKCEDVIVALMLPPEKYLCKQLHKAMDGIGTNEATLIEILAPQTNEEVKKLVDCYEEMYNRPLAEHLCSETDGSFRRLLTMIIVGARDPQGTVDADLAVEQANQLYNAGEGKLGTDEEVFYKILAHASFDQLEIVFEEYKKLSGRTIEQAMKDELSGELYDALSAIVECVQMAPHFFAKRLHKAMDGAGTDDASMIRIIVSRSEIDLQNVKDEYEQMYNKTLLSAVRGECSGDYKRALCALIGEA, encoded by the exons ATGTCGTGGTACTATACT CCCAAACCAACCGTACTCCCGGCGGAGGGATTCGACGCCTCGGCGGATGCGAATGCGCTAAGGGCTGCGATGAAAGGTATGGGAACCGATGAACAGGCCATCATCGAAATTTTATGCGCCCGAAGCAATGCCCAGCGGATGCAAATTATCGACACGTATAGTGGTGAGCTGGGACGG GACCTGATCGAAGACCTCAAGTCCGAACTGGGCGGAAAGTGTGAAGATGTCATCGTCGCTCTGATGTTGCCACCGGAAAAATACCTCTGCAAGCAACTGCACAAGGCCATGGATGGTATCGGTACGAACGAGGCTACCCTGATCGAGATCCTTGCTCCGCAAACCAacgaagaagtgaagaagttggTTGATTGCTACGAGGAAATGTACAACCGGCCACTGGCCGAACATTTGTGCAGCGAGACGGACGGTAGCTTCCGACGGTTGCTCACTATGATCATTGTGGGTGCGAGAGATCCCCAAGGAACGGTCGATGCGGATCTTGCTGTCGAACAAGCCAACCAGCTGTACAATGCAGGCGAAGGAAAACTGGGCACCGACGAGGAAGTGTTCTACAAGATCTTGGCCCACGCCAGCTTCGATCAGCTGGAGATAGTATTCGAGGAGTACAAGAAATTATCCGGCCGCACGATCGAGCAGGCCATGAAGGACGAACTCAGTGGCGAACTTTACGATGCGTTGAGTGCTATCGTCGAATGTGTTCAAATGGCGCCGCATTTCTTTGCCAAGCGCTTGCACAAGGCAATGGACGGCGCTGGAACGGACGATGCCAGCATGATACGGATCATCGTCTCTCGCTCGGAGATCGATCTTCAAAATGTAAAGGACGAGTACGAGCAGATGTACAACAAAACGCTGCTGAGCGCTGTTCGG GGCGAATGTTCCGGTGATTATAAACGTGCACTCTGTGCTCTCATCGGCGAGGCTTAA
- the LOC131677692 gene encoding annexin B10-like — translation MSWYYTPRPTVYPAEEFDAAADAAALRKAMKGFGTDEQAIIDILCARSNQQRQEITEAFTRELGRDLIEDLKSELGGKFEDVIVGLMLPPEKYLCKQLHKAMDGVGTNEKALIEILCSLNNEQIKGVVDCYEQMYDRPLAEHLCSETSGSFRRLLTMVIVGSRDPQGTVDPDLAVEQANQLYNAGEGKLGTDEQVFYKILAHASFDQLELVFEEYKSLTGRTIEQALKTELSGELYDALSAIVECVQMAPHFFAKRLHKAMDGVGTDDATLIRIIVGRAEIDLQNIKDEFEQMYNKSLHSVVKDETSGDYKRALLALIGNA, via the exons ATGTCTTGGTACTACACC CCTCGCCCTACCGTGTATCCCGCGGAAGAGTTCGACGCTGCGGCAGATGCGGCTGCTCTGCGAAAGGCAATGAAGGGGTTCGGCACTGATGAACAGGCGATCATCGATATCTTGTGTGCGAGAAGCAACCAACAGCGTCAGGAGATTACGGAAGCTTTCACTAGAGAATTAGGCCGG GATCTAATTGAAGATTTGAAGTCGGAACTCGGTGGAAAGTTCGAAGATGTTATTGTTGGCCTCATGTTACCACCGGAGAAATATCTCTGTAAACAACTGCACAAAGCAATGGATGGAGTCGGTACCAATGAAAAGGCCCTTATCGAGATTCTTTGCTCGTTGAATAACGAACAAATCAAAGGGGTTGTCGACTGCTACGAACAAATGTACGATCGCCCCCTGGCCGAGCATTTGTGCAGTGAAACATCCGGCAGCTTTCGGCGATTGCTTACGATGGTCATTGTTGGGTCTCGTGATCCGCAGGGAACGGTAGATCCGGATTTGGCTGTCGAACAAGCTAATCAATTGTATAATGCTGGCGAAGGTAAACTTGGAACGGACGAGCAGGTATTTTACAAGATTCTTGCTCACGCCAGCTTCGATCAGCTAGAGCTAGTGTTCGAAGAGTACAAAAGTTTGACGGGTCGCACCATTGAACAAGCTCTTAAGACAGAGCTTAGCGGGGAGTTGTACGATGCCCTGAGTGCCATTGTCGAATGCGTACAGATGGCACCGCATTTCTTCGCTAAACGTTTACATAAGGCTATGGACGGAGTAGGAACTGATGATGCGACACTGATTCGAATTATTGTGGGACGCGCTGAAATTGATTTGCAGAACATCAAGGATGAATTCGAGCAAATGTACAATAAATCATTGCATAGCGTCGTTAAG gaCGAAACATCTGGCGACTACAAACGTGCCCTTCTAGCATTGATCGGTAATGCCTAA
- the LOC131677690 gene encoding WD repeat-containing protein 91, which translates to MAHIQYTDGLVREYVLFRGFSNTLKSFDTELKNDKDKSFRVDKIIDQLMQLIQTQDLQGLRDLWAHMNNHLFRNLEHSFTGAVMKLEQSILKFYLVIAYMSNKPDKINEFFTKLSSELVSQNEWKEWFFFPFCKNPEEHSAFAVCFTKQWQDTLLISLHNFFSTIYQCMPQPTISKVEAESSLLRKLQEENAQLRCKLQNIQQQAIAASSATSTTHQSRLSTFNDQKYTVDGKTRYTVRSAGTGQSLNDVIPFDIPPPTHIVDDFYIIAQESNNIGNAAESQARGLKSLIKNISSGGSPVLGRKDTAAERHKKRSGSVGSRSNWIHS; encoded by the exons ATGGCCCACATTCAATACACGGACGGGTTGGTGCGCGAATATGTGCTCTTCCGGGGTTTTTCCAATACGCTCAAATCGTTCGATACCGAgttgaaaaatgacaaagaCAAAAGCTTTCGTGTGGACAAAATTATTGATCAGTTAATGCAACTGATCCAAACGCAAGATCTGCAAGGCCTGCGCGATTTATGGGCTCATATGAACAATCATCTGTTCCGTAATTTGGAACATAGTTTCACTGGTG CTGTGATGAAGTTGGAGCagtccattctgaaattttactTGGTAATTGCTTACATGTCTAACAAACCGgacaaaataaatgaatttttcacCAAGCTATCTTCAGAATTAGTTTCTCAAAACGAATGGAAGGAATGGTTCT TTTTTCCGTTTTGCAAAAATCCGGAAGAGCATTCCGCGTTCGCCGTTTGCTTCACGAAACAGTGGCAGGATACTCTGCTTATTTCTTTACACAACTTTTTTTCCACAATTTACCAGTGCATGCCACAACCAACCATCTCCAAAGTGGAAGCCGAAAGTAGTCTACTTCGGAAATTGCAGGAAGAAAATGCTCAACTTCGCTGTAAACTGCAGAATATCCAGCAGCAGGCTATTGCCGCATCATCGGCTACCAGTACTACTCATCAGTCCAGGTTGTCGACCTTCAACGATCAAAAGTATACCGTCGATGGTAAAACGCGTTATACCGTGCGGTCAGCCGGTACCGGACAGTCGCTCAACGACGTCATTCCGTTCGACATTCCTCCACCGACCCACATCGTCGATGATTTCTACATTATTGCTCAGGAGTCGAACAACATCGGCAATGCAGCTGAATCGCAGGCACGAGGATTAAAGTCACTTATCAAGAATATCAGCTCTGGCGGCAGTCCGGTATTGGGTCGGAAGGATACTGCGGCGGAGCGCCACAAGAAACGGTCCGGAAGCGTGGGTAGCCGAAGCAACTGGATCCACAGTTAG